Proteins encoded in a region of the Pseudomonadota bacterium genome:
- a CDS encoding pitrilysin family protein, whose translation MDSFFPTVIAQRVGLLLLLIGLTACGTSPTTIPTDQSDEASGPSDIFTTPYRLETLDNGLTVLLVRTDYPDIVNLQIPVQTGSRNEVEPGKSGFAHFFEHMMFRGTDNYPAEVYTEILKNAGADQNAYTTDDYTNYHVTFTKGDLDKILEIEADRFQHLKYSEEVFRTEAQAVKGEYLKNSSNPVSKLFEVIRESSFKTHTYGHTTMGYLRDIEEMPNQLEYSKVFFDRWYRPEKAAVILVGDIEIDSALALVEKHFGSWERGNFTNIIPQEPPPSGPLYEHIAWENPTQPWLVMAFRGPRFDPTQKDMPTMDIFSSVYLSQSSELYQKLVVQERLVDALFPSFPDRKDPNLLLIGARLTDIANAGAVRDAIADTLANARVTPVAKDKLEQTKSRLRYQFAAGLDNSEAIGDLLASYMQFNNDPEVINQVYRQYAAVTPDDLITHANNYFVDQGLIVATLANGETMEGFDTRTSIDARVSDGAVDPTESTNTSRDLARRISKWVPEQMPRSGGGVSYVLLPSDSSPLIDVSFVFNTGAADDPPGKKGLAMLTAAMITDAGSKAFSYEEINRAMFPIAAGFSARVDKDMTTLYGGVHRDNLDTWYALVRSQLLTPAFNEDDFNRIKTRAINGVRTDLVGNNDEELGKEMLYQRIFGEDHPYGSYNGGHSDDLEALTLEDVRAFYNQHFTATGLRVGVSGGYDESFLSTLKTDVARLPGGGRAATSAFEDVQLSNGRNGVIIEKDTQAVAVSFGFPIDLVRGDKDWVALWLVRSWLGEHRSFNSHLFGRIREERGMNYGDYAYIEYFPFGMFQFHPDTNLARQQQIFQVWIRPLRTNTDAHFATRVAMYELQKLIDDGLTSAQFEASRNFLDKFVSLLAKSQSRQLGYAIDSDFYRIGNFTDYVRKELAALTVDDVNRVIRENLQTDNMEFVFIAKDAKGLKESLLDDRRSPIEYNAPKPELAEEDAVIEVLPLRFQQIDIVPGDDVFK comes from the coding sequence ATGGACAGTTTTTTTCCGACGGTGATCGCGCAACGCGTCGGTTTGCTTTTGTTGCTCATCGGGCTCACGGCTTGCGGCACCTCGCCGACCACCATCCCGACCGATCAATCGGATGAGGCATCCGGGCCGTCAGATATTTTCACCACACCCTACCGCCTTGAAACGTTAGACAACGGATTAACGGTGCTGTTGGTTCGAACCGACTACCCCGATATCGTCAATTTGCAGATTCCCGTGCAAACCGGTTCGCGCAACGAAGTGGAACCCGGCAAATCTGGATTTGCCCACTTTTTCGAACACATGATGTTCCGGGGGACGGACAATTACCCCGCTGAGGTCTACACCGAAATTCTCAAAAACGCGGGGGCAGACCAAAACGCCTACACCACCGACGACTACACGAACTATCACGTGACGTTTACGAAAGGGGACCTAGACAAAATCCTGGAGATCGAAGCCGACCGTTTTCAACACCTCAAATACTCGGAGGAAGTGTTCCGCACAGAAGCGCAGGCGGTTAAAGGCGAATACTTAAAAAACTCCTCCAATCCAGTGAGTAAATTATTCGAGGTGATTCGCGAATCCAGTTTCAAAACACACACCTACGGTCACACAACGATGGGTTACCTTCGGGACATCGAAGAAATGCCCAATCAGCTCGAGTATTCCAAAGTGTTTTTTGATCGATGGTATCGGCCGGAAAAAGCCGCCGTTATTTTGGTTGGCGACATCGAAATCGACAGCGCACTGGCCCTGGTTGAGAAGCACTTCGGCTCGTGGGAGCGAGGTAATTTTACCAACATCATCCCACAAGAACCGCCTCCATCCGGCCCTCTGTATGAACACATCGCCTGGGAAAACCCCACTCAACCTTGGCTTGTCATGGCATTCCGTGGACCTCGCTTCGACCCGACGCAAAAAGACATGCCCACCATGGATATTTTCAGCTCGGTGTATTTGTCTCAATCGTCCGAACTCTATCAAAAATTGGTGGTGCAAGAGCGCCTAGTTGACGCGCTGTTTCCCTCTTTTCCTGACCGCAAAGACCCCAACTTGCTCCTGATCGGTGCGCGCCTGACAGATATTGCTAACGCAGGCGCAGTGCGTGACGCCATTGCCGACACGTTGGCCAACGCTCGCGTTACGCCCGTTGCAAAGGACAAACTTGAACAGACCAAATCGCGATTGCGCTACCAATTTGCGGCAGGTCTGGATAACTCCGAAGCGATTGGTGATCTACTCGCGAGTTACATGCAATTTAATAACGACCCCGAAGTGATCAATCAGGTCTACCGTCAGTACGCCGCGGTCACGCCGGACGATCTCATCACACATGCCAACAACTATTTTGTTGATCAGGGCCTTATCGTCGCAACCCTCGCCAATGGGGAAACGATGGAGGGGTTTGACACGCGCACGTCAATCGATGCGCGTGTTTCTGACGGCGCCGTCGACCCGACCGAATCGACCAATACAAGCCGTGATCTGGCAAGACGAATTTCAAAGTGGGTCCCTGAACAAATGCCTCGCTCGGGCGGTGGCGTCTCCTACGTTTTGCTACCGTCCGACTCGTCACCGCTAATCGATGTGTCGTTCGTGTTTAACACCGGGGCGGCAGACGATCCGCCCGGCAAAAAAGGACTCGCCATGCTCACTGCAGCCATGATCACCGACGCGGGTTCCAAGGCGTTTTCTTACGAGGAAATCAACCGCGCTATGTTCCCGATTGCGGCGGGATTCAGTGCCCGGGTCGATAAGGACATGACCACGCTTTACGGCGGCGTGCATCGCGACAATCTCGACACATGGTACGCATTGGTGCGCAGTCAGCTACTCACACCGGCCTTCAATGAGGACGATTTCAATCGCATTAAGACACGAGCCATTAATGGCGTACGTACCGATCTTGTTGGTAATAACGATGAGGAACTGGGTAAGGAGATGCTCTATCAGCGCATCTTCGGCGAGGATCATCCTTACGGTAGTTATAACGGTGGCCACAGTGACGACCTTGAGGCCCTAACACTGGAAGACGTACGCGCCTTTTATAACCAGCATTTCACTGCCACCGGGTTACGAGTGGGTGTGTCGGGCGGCTATGATGAGTCATTTTTAAGCACGCTTAAAACCGACGTGGCACGACTACCCGGCGGCGGACGTGCCGCAACGAGCGCGTTCGAGGATGTGCAGCTCTCTAACGGTCGTAACGGCGTCATAATCGAAAAAGACACACAAGCAGTCGCGGTATCGTTTGGCTTTCCAATCGACCTAGTTCGCGGTGACAAAGACTGGGTGGCGCTGTGGCTGGTGCGCTCGTGGCTCGGTGAGCACCGCAGCTTCAACAGCCACCTCTTTGGCCGCATCCGAGAAGAGCGCGGCATGAACTACGGCGACTACGCCTACATTGAGTACTTTCCGTTTGGCATGTTTCAATTTCATCCGGACACCAATCTAGCTCGACAACAGCAGATTTTTCAGGTGTGGATTCGCCCGCTACGCACGAATACGGACGCCCATTTTGCAACCAGAGTCGCAATGTATGAACTGCAGAAGCTCATCGATGATGGCCTCACATCAGCGCAATTTGAAGCATCGCGTAATTTTCTTGATAAGTTTGTAAGCCTGCTCGCCAAGTCACAATCCAGACAGTTGGGTTATGCGATCGACAGTGATTTTTATCGTATTGGCAACTTTACGGACTACGTGCGCAAAGAGTTAGCCGCACTGACCGTCGATGACGTCAACCGCGTTATTCGAGAAAATTTACAGACCGACAACATGGAGTTTGTGTTTATCGCCAAGGACGCTAAGGGCCTTAAAGAATCGTTACTGGACGATCGGCGATCACCGATCGAATATAACGCCCCAAAACCTGAACTGGCCGAAGAGGACGCGGTGATTGAAGTGCTGCCGCTGCGTTTTCAACAGATCGATATTGTGCCGGGTGACGACGTATTCAAATAG
- a CDS encoding oligopeptide:H+ symporter has product MSTADTFQPPANEKTILGHPRGLVILFFTEMWERFSYYGMRGLLIIYLTQHFLFSDEKSTILYGAYTALVYVMTIIGGSLADKYLGSRKAVTYGAILLVLGHFGMAFEGNGSKELITVNGSEYQVTLDGRGGDANQILVGDQGTTAISFSDDGKNMLLADPGAIGLPASIPTDSYTSRIVTEERYKQILYLSLALIIAGVGFLKANISTIVGALYGEGDPRRDSGFSIFYMGINLGSFLSSITCGILGITYGWKYGFGLAGIGMFAGLVVFLKYQHWLDGKAEPPNPAKLKESFLGPINYEWMCYLVGVLIVAVSMFFVSHPDGFGKILLPLGILMFVYLIFYAFKYCEGVERDRMLAATYFVLAQIPFWALFEQAGSSLNLFTDRLVDRTIFGWSVPAPVFQFLNAGYIVIFAPILAWLWIYLAKRNLNPSSPVKFAFGVFFAGLGFFALVAGMKASGVDGLTPVMFIFLIYWIHTMGELMLSPVGLSAVTKLAPVRVVGMTMGAWFLYSGLSNFLAGVIARATGAETLGGKLTNAAAAKAGYIDVYTNVAYVASGIALFMLLISPIIKKWMHGAD; this is encoded by the coding sequence ATGAGCACAGCCGACACCTTCCAGCCACCGGCCAATGAGAAAACCATTCTGGGCCACCCGCGAGGGCTGGTGATTCTGTTTTTCACTGAAATGTGGGAGCGCTTTTCATACTACGGAATGCGCGGCCTTCTCATTATCTATCTCACTCAACACTTCCTGTTCTCTGATGAGAAGTCGACCATTCTCTATGGGGCGTATACCGCTTTGGTTTACGTAATGACGATCATTGGTGGTTCGTTGGCCGACAAATATCTTGGCTCGCGAAAGGCCGTCACCTACGGTGCCATCCTGCTGGTGTTGGGCCATTTCGGTATGGCCTTTGAGGGCAACGGGTCCAAAGAGCTCATCACCGTCAACGGTAGCGAATACCAAGTCACACTGGATGGCCGCGGTGGCGACGCCAACCAGATTTTAGTCGGCGATCAGGGCACTACGGCGATCAGTTTTAGTGACGATGGCAAGAACATGCTCTTGGCCGACCCCGGCGCCATCGGATTGCCCGCATCCATTCCGACCGACTCTTACACGTCACGTATTGTGACCGAAGAGCGGTACAAGCAGATTTTGTACCTGTCGCTTGCCTTGATTATTGCGGGCGTGGGTTTCTTAAAAGCCAACATCTCCACGATTGTGGGTGCACTCTATGGAGAGGGCGATCCACGGCGAGATTCGGGTTTCTCCATCTTTTATATGGGCATAAACCTGGGATCGTTTCTCTCGTCGATCACCTGCGGCATTCTTGGGATTACTTACGGCTGGAAGTACGGTTTCGGTCTCGCGGGCATCGGCATGTTCGCCGGACTCGTGGTCTTTTTAAAATATCAGCATTGGCTTGACGGCAAAGCCGAGCCACCGAATCCGGCCAAGCTCAAGGAGTCCTTCCTCGGGCCCATCAACTACGAGTGGATGTGCTATCTGGTCGGTGTCTTGATTGTAGCGGTGTCCATGTTCTTCGTCAGCCACCCTGACGGCTTCGGTAAAATCCTACTGCCGCTGGGTATTCTGATGTTTGTGTATTTGATCTTTTACGCGTTCAAATACTGTGAAGGGGTCGAGCGTGATCGGATGCTGGCGGCCACGTATTTTGTGCTGGCGCAAATTCCATTCTGGGCGCTTTTCGAGCAAGCCGGTTCGTCACTCAACCTGTTTACCGATCGTCTTGTTGATCGGACGATATTCGGCTGGTCGGTACCGGCACCTGTGTTTCAGTTTCTAAACGCGGGTTACATTGTCATATTCGCACCCATCCTGGCGTGGCTGTGGATTTATCTTGCAAAGCGCAACCTCAATCCCAGTTCGCCAGTGAAATTTGCATTTGGTGTCTTTTTCGCGGGCCTCGGATTCTTTGCGCTTGTCGCCGGCATGAAAGCCTCTGGGGTCGATGGTCTGACACCCGTCATGTTTATCTTCTTAATTTATTGGATCCATACAATGGGCGAACTCATGCTGTCGCCCGTCGGCCTGTCCGCGGTGACCAAGCTGGCGCCGGTCAGAGTTGTGGGTATGACGATGGGCGCCTGGTTCTTGTACAGCGGATTATCCAACTTTTTGGCCGGTGTCATCGCCCGCGCGACGGGCGCCGAAACGCTCGGTGGCAAGCTCACCAATGCGGCTGCCGCCAAAGCGGGGTATATCGACGTGTATACCAACGTCGCTTACGTAGCCAGCGGCATCGCGCTATTTATGCTTTTGATCTCACCGATCATTAAAAAATGGATGCATGGCGCCGACTAG
- a CDS encoding M2 family metallopeptidase: MRSILIASAALALVACAKAVDDDAKSIQPTETATAPASTADAQRFIDGVNAQTAELGLKIARTEWLRQTHITQDTIALAAAAGEEGLAFGSRIVEESKQFDHLELTGELGRAMNFIRIQNTMPAPNNADDRAELAQIAVDMDSMYGKGKYCKDDGSCLTLGDLSKTLATSRDYDELEEAWLGWRTISRDMRPLYERFVELTKDGANELGFDNLGALWKSGYDMDADDFEKVAEDLWLQVRPLYEQLHCHVRAALAEEYGEDKVALDEPIPAHLLGNMWSQSWANVYPLVEPYPGEASLDVTQSLVEQGWDAVRMTRQAEEFFTSLGMPSLPDSFYERSMLTKPADREVVCHASAWPIDGKDDVRIKMCIVPTAEELYTVYHELGHIYYYLLYRDLPPLFKGGAHDGFHEAIGDTIVLSMTPDYLESIGLVSGVKPNERVVINQMMLNALDKIAFLPFGKLVDQWRWDVFSGKTSPEDYNSAWWNQRKTYQGIRPPVARTEADFDPGAKYHVPGNTPYTRYFLSFILQYQFHKALCHEAGFDGPLHECSIYNNKEAGQKFMNMLALGQSRPWQEALEQLTGSREMDASAIIEYFQPLMEYLKEQNAGRLCGW; the protein is encoded by the coding sequence ATGCGATCAATACTCATAGCCTCGGCTGCTCTGGCGCTGGTCGCTTGCGCCAAAGCCGTCGACGATGACGCCAAGTCGATTCAGCCGACAGAAACAGCCACAGCGCCCGCGAGCACGGCAGATGCTCAGCGATTTATCGATGGCGTGAACGCCCAAACTGCGGAGCTTGGTCTCAAAATCGCGCGCACCGAGTGGCTGCGTCAGACGCATATTACGCAAGACACGATCGCACTGGCCGCTGCAGCAGGCGAAGAGGGGCTGGCCTTTGGCAGTCGCATCGTGGAGGAGAGTAAACAGTTCGATCATCTCGAGCTCACCGGGGAACTGGGTCGTGCCATGAATTTCATTCGCATCCAAAACACGATGCCCGCTCCCAACAATGCCGATGATCGCGCCGAGCTTGCCCAAATCGCGGTCGACATGGATTCGATGTACGGCAAGGGAAAGTACTGCAAAGACGATGGCAGTTGCCTAACGCTGGGCGATCTTTCCAAGACGCTCGCGACGAGTCGCGACTACGACGAACTCGAAGAAGCCTGGCTAGGCTGGCGGACGATTTCCCGCGATATGCGACCGCTGTATGAGCGATTTGTGGAGCTCACCAAGGACGGTGCGAACGAATTGGGGTTTGATAATCTCGGCGCGCTGTGGAAGTCCGGTTACGACATGGATGCCGACGACTTTGAGAAAGTGGCTGAAGATTTGTGGCTTCAAGTGCGTCCGCTTTATGAGCAGCTACACTGTCATGTTCGCGCCGCACTGGCTGAAGAATACGGTGAGGACAAAGTCGCACTAGACGAACCGATACCGGCTCATCTGCTTGGCAACATGTGGTCTCAGTCATGGGCCAATGTGTATCCATTGGTGGAACCGTATCCCGGTGAAGCGAGTCTCGATGTAACCCAGTCGCTGGTCGAACAAGGCTGGGACGCCGTACGCATGACACGTCAGGCAGAAGAGTTTTTCACTTCGTTGGGTATGCCGAGTCTGCCCGATTCGTTCTATGAGCGTTCGATGCTCACCAAACCGGCTGATCGTGAAGTGGTGTGCCACGCGAGCGCGTGGCCGATTGACGGCAAAGACGATGTGCGAATTAAGATGTGCATTGTGCCGACTGCCGAAGAGCTCTATACCGTTTATCACGAGCTCGGACATATTTATTATTACCTGCTCTACCGGGACTTGCCGCCACTATTTAAAGGCGGAGCGCATGATGGCTTTCACGAAGCAATCGGCGATACGATCGTGTTGTCAATGACGCCCGACTATCTTGAAAGTATCGGACTAGTAAGCGGCGTTAAGCCCAATGAACGAGTGGTAATCAATCAGATGATGCTCAATGCGCTCGATAAGATCGCATTTTTACCCTTCGGAAAACTGGTTGATCAATGGCGATGGGACGTGTTTTCAGGCAAAACGTCGCCGGAGGACTATAACTCTGCCTGGTGGAACCAACGCAAGACGTACCAAGGTATACGTCCGCCCGTGGCGCGCACTGAGGCCGACTTTGATCCGGGGGCAAAGTATCATGTGCCGGGTAATACTCCTTACACGCGTTATTTCTTATCCTTTATTTTGCAGTATCAGTTCCACAAAGCACTGTGTCATGAAGCCGGTTTTGACGGGCCACTGCATGAATGTTCGATCTACAACAACAAAGAGGCCGGGCAGAAGTTCATGAATATGCTGGCGCTCGGGCAAAGCCGACCCTGGCAGGAAGCCCTCGAGCAATTGACCGGTAGTCGTGAGATGGATGCCTCGGCGATAATCGAGTACTTCCAACCGCTCATGGAGTATCTAAAAGAACAGAACGCCGGCCGCCTTTGCGGCTGGTAA
- a CDS encoding DUF87 domain-containing protein has translation MQDFEKLGSFYLGKRVNDAGELADDLVLYDAKDLTTHAVIIGMTGSGKTGLGVGIIEEAAMDNVPVIAIDPKGDMGNVLLTFPALSAKAFTPWVDPQAASGAGETVEAFGASQAALWKKGLKSWGQDGKRIKRLRESTDFAIYTPGSTAGRPLSVLENFNAPPAAVIEDTDVYTDKIQATATGILALLGIESDPITSREHILISNVLDHYWRLGKNLDISALIGAIQQPPMDKVGVMELDAFFDPKDRFALAMKLNNLLAAPGFTSWMSGEPLDTARLLHTPEGKPKVSIVSIAHLSDEQRMFFVTMLLSDILSWMRTQPGTGSLRAILYMDEIFGYMPPTANPPSKKLFLTLLKQARAFGLGLVLSTQNPVDLDYKGLSNTGTWFIGRLQTERDKMRVMEGLEGAASKGDFDRGKMEQVLAGLGKRKFLLHNVHEDEDVVFGTRWVMSYLAGPMTRDQIKRLNALNPPSTATVAQATAKAEASEKAHAQTAMKQQAVTESMPPALDPKITQYYVPQTKPHRGTLVYQPTVVGAAEVVYSSARYHIDADKSFLMMGHVDDAPVPLEWEEASALECGFDDLLTEAEDYADYAEVDGPMAKVRSYASWSKLYKRWLRNDNAITLYQYKPLKAVSTFGESEGDFRVRLQIIANEQRDLAVGKLRAKYASKLASAEERVRKAQQKLDVEKEQAKKKKLDSVLGFGAAVIGTLLGRKKVSYTSASRVRTAMGRLGSSKKEAADVDRAEETLDVLTQKFKALSEEVEQAVADLEGTFSTNGVELNEISIKPKSTEILVHFVALGWAPYDRDSKGRLTPVY, from the coding sequence ATGCAGGACTTTGAAAAGCTCGGCTCGTTTTATCTTGGCAAACGCGTCAACGACGCGGGCGAACTTGCCGATGATTTGGTGCTGTATGACGCCAAGGATCTCACGACGCACGCCGTCATCATCGGCATGACAGGCAGCGGCAAAACGGGACTCGGGGTGGGTATTATCGAAGAAGCCGCCATGGATAACGTGCCCGTGATCGCCATCGATCCAAAAGGGGATATGGGCAATGTATTGCTCACCTTTCCTGCGTTGTCGGCCAAAGCGTTTACGCCGTGGGTGGATCCGCAAGCCGCTTCGGGAGCCGGCGAGACTGTCGAAGCGTTTGGGGCGAGTCAGGCGGCGCTTTGGAAAAAAGGGCTTAAGAGTTGGGGGCAGGACGGTAAACGCATCAAACGGTTGCGCGAGTCCACCGATTTTGCGATTTACACACCAGGTAGCACGGCGGGGCGGCCTCTCTCGGTGCTCGAGAACTTTAATGCACCACCGGCTGCTGTTATTGAAGACACCGATGTCTACACCGACAAGATTCAGGCCACGGCGACGGGCATTCTTGCGCTTTTGGGTATCGAGTCTGATCCCATTACGTCACGTGAGCATATTCTTATTTCAAATGTTCTTGATCATTACTGGCGACTTGGTAAAAACCTCGACATCAGTGCGCTGATCGGCGCAATCCAACAGCCGCCCATGGACAAAGTGGGCGTGATGGAGCTCGACGCGTTCTTTGATCCTAAAGATCGTTTTGCGTTGGCGATGAAGCTCAATAATTTGCTTGCTGCGCCTGGATTCACGTCGTGGATGAGCGGCGAGCCGCTCGATACCGCGCGACTGCTACACACGCCAGAGGGCAAACCAAAAGTATCGATTGTGTCGATCGCCCATCTATCCGATGAACAGCGCATGTTCTTTGTGACGATGCTTCTTAGCGATATATTGAGTTGGATGCGCACACAGCCGGGTACGGGTAGCCTGCGCGCCATTCTCTACATGGATGAGATTTTCGGCTATATGCCACCCACCGCGAATCCGCCGAGCAAGAAACTCTTTCTAACATTACTGAAACAGGCCCGCGCGTTCGGTCTGGGGTTGGTGCTCTCTACACAGAACCCGGTTGATTTGGATTACAAGGGACTATCAAATACCGGCACTTGGTTTATTGGTCGCCTGCAGACGGAGCGCGACAAAATGCGGGTAATGGAGGGCCTGGAGGGTGCCGCAAGTAAGGGTGATTTCGATCGAGGAAAAATGGAGCAGGTGCTCGCAGGGCTGGGTAAGCGTAAATTCTTGCTTCACAACGTGCATGAGGACGAGGACGTGGTATTCGGTACGCGTTGGGTCATGTCGTACCTCGCTGGGCCCATGACGCGAGATCAGATTAAGCGCCTCAACGCGCTTAATCCGCCGTCAACGGCGACGGTGGCGCAGGCCACGGCGAAGGCCGAGGCCTCCGAAAAGGCACACGCGCAGACGGCCATGAAGCAACAAGCGGTGACCGAATCGATGCCGCCAGCGCTCGACCCAAAAATCACACAATACTATGTGCCGCAGACCAAGCCCCACCGCGGCACGCTGGTGTATCAGCCCACTGTTGTGGGCGCGGCCGAGGTTGTGTACTCGAGTGCCCGGTATCATATTGATGCCGACAAATCGTTTCTGATGATGGGGCATGTTGACGACGCGCCCGTGCCTCTAGAGTGGGAAGAAGCCAGCGCACTTGAGTGTGGTTTTGATGATTTGTTGACTGAAGCTGAGGACTACGCAGACTATGCGGAGGTGGATGGGCCGATGGCGAAAGTGCGTAGTTATGCGTCGTGGTCGAAGCTGTACAAACGCTGGTTGCGCAACGACAACGCGATCACGCTCTATCAATACAAGCCTTTAAAAGCAGTCTCAACATTTGGTGAATCGGAGGGCGACTTTCGTGTTCGCCTGCAGATAATTGCGAATGAGCAACGAGACCTCGCTGTGGGTAAGCTTCGAGCAAAATACGCCTCAAAGCTTGCCAGCGCGGAGGAACGCGTGCGTAAAGCGCAGCAGAAATTGGACGTCGAAAAAGAGCAGGCGAAAAAGAAGAAACTCGATTCGGTTCTGGGCTTCGGTGCCGCAGTGATTGGAACGTTGCTGGGTCGCAAAAAGGTTAGCTACACGTCGGCATCGCGTGTGCGAACGGCAATGGGCCGACTAGGTTCTTCCAAAAAAGAAGCGGCTGACGTTGATCGCGCAGAAGAAACGCTCGACGTGCTGACTCAGAAATTCAAAGCGCTGAGTGAAGAGGTCGAGCAGGCAGTCGCGGACCTAGAGGGCACGTTTTCGACCAACGGCGTGGAGCTGAACGAGATTTCAATCAAACCCAAGTCCACCGAAATTCTGGTGCACTTCGTGGCCTTGGGGTGGGCGCCATATGATCGCGACAGCAAAGGGCGCCTGACGCCCGTATATTGA
- a CDS encoding DUF805 domain-containing protein gives MRDEYSPPAAPVADQLDYGDVKIFSPQGRFGRIRYLAHSFWVSSLIYAVGVLIVVSLGLAADEVTEGTASAIIMIPLIVVTFIFTIKRCHDFNASGWWSVLVLIPLVNLLFVFIPGNAGANRFGKKPPPNTLLLWLGGLALPLTFMAGVLAAIALPAYQDYTARAQVGESMNVSTPVRQTMAAFAQDNGWPTEADLEELGLSEPVDSVYAILYAHADTGVVEIVMKGAPPNAQSVANGTILLTPYIEERVLRYRCASDDIEPRFLPKSCQ, from the coding sequence ATGCGCGACGAATACTCACCACCCGCGGCACCGGTCGCGGACCAACTGGACTATGGCGATGTAAAGATCTTTAGCCCTCAAGGTCGCTTTGGGCGTATTCGCTACTTAGCCCACAGCTTCTGGGTATCCTCACTCATCTATGCGGTGGGCGTATTAATCGTCGTGAGCCTCGGATTGGCTGCCGATGAGGTAACGGAAGGCACGGCTTCGGCCATAATTATGATCCCGCTGATCGTGGTTACCTTTATATTCACGATTAAACGCTGCCACGATTTCAATGCCAGTGGCTGGTGGTCCGTGCTGGTGCTGATTCCTCTGGTGAATCTGCTCTTTGTGTTTATACCCGGCAACGCCGGTGCGAACCGATTTGGCAAAAAGCCACCCCCCAACACATTGCTCTTGTGGCTCGGCGGGCTGGCGCTTCCGCTCACGTTTATGGCGGGCGTGTTAGCGGCAATTGCCCTCCCTGCCTATCAGGATTACACCGCGCGAGCGCAGGTGGGTGAAAGCATGAACGTGTCGACACCGGTTCGACAAACCATGGCGGCGTTCGCTCAGGATAATGGATGGCCAACAGAGGCGGATCTTGAAGAACTGGGATTGAGTGAGCCCGTCGATTCGGTCTACGCGATATTGTATGCGCACGCCGATACCGGCGTGGTCGAGATTGTGATGAAAGGCGCACCGCCGAATGCTCAGAGCGTAGCGAACGGCACCATTTTACTCACACCCTACATTGAGGAACGGGTGTTGCGGTACCGCTGTGCTAGTGACGATATCGAACCGCGCTTTTTGCCTAAATCGTGCCAGTAA
- the pspF gene encoding phage shock protein operon transcriptional activator, whose amino-acid sequence MANRPEQNILGEAPEFQRALEHASRAAQLAKPVLILGERGTGKELFASRVHFLSPRWEQPLVKVNCAALTESILESELFGHEAGAFTGASKRHIGRFERADGGTLFLDELGTIPRRMQEKILRVIEYGEFERVGGTETVRVDVRIVGATNADLPKLAANDEFRSDLLDRLAFDVIWVPPLRERKEDIGTLATYFAVGMTSELGRAFFPGFTPEAEDALMTYHWPGNVRELKNAVERSVYRAPDDGEEVDDIILNPFQQTAPDRVATPSPPEDQSDQSDQSDNNRPFDSPPNSIDTSITDFPLDLKAHIDTIESNLIKQALAQHRYHQGHTAAALGLSYHQLRAALKKFAINVKQLES is encoded by the coding sequence CGCCAATCGACCCGAGCAAAACATCCTGGGCGAGGCACCCGAATTTCAACGGGCCCTCGAGCATGCCTCCCGAGCCGCACAGCTTGCCAAACCCGTGCTTATTCTCGGTGAACGCGGCACCGGTAAGGAGCTGTTTGCAAGCCGCGTTCACTTTCTCTCGCCGAGATGGGAACAACCACTGGTCAAAGTAAACTGCGCGGCCCTGACCGAGAGCATTCTCGAATCCGAACTTTTTGGCCACGAGGCCGGCGCTTTTACCGGGGCGTCAAAACGCCATATTGGTCGCTTTGAGCGCGCCGATGGCGGTACGCTATTTCTTGATGAGCTGGGCACGATCCCGCGTCGCATGCAGGAGAAGATCCTACGGGTTATCGAATACGGTGAATTCGAACGCGTGGGTGGCACCGAAACGGTGCGCGTTGATGTTCGCATCGTTGGTGCCACCAATGCCGATCTGCCTAAATTGGCCGCGAACGATGAATTTCGAAGCGATCTTTTGGATCGTCTCGCGTTCGACGTGATCTGGGTGCCACCGCTACGCGAACGCAAAGAAGACATCGGCACGCTCGCCACGTATTTCGCGGTCGGCATGACCAGTGAATTGGGCCGCGCCTTCTTCCCCGGCTTCACTCCCGAGGCTGAAGACGCTCTCATGACCTACCACTGGCCTGGCAACGTCCGCGAACTCAAAAACGCAGTAGAACGCTCAGTCTATCGCGCACCCGACGACGGCGAAGAAGTGGATGACATTATTTTGAATCCGTTTCAGCAGACGGCACCCGATCGCGTAGCGACACCCTCACCGCCCGAGGACCAGAGCGACCAGAGCGACCAGAGCGACAATAATAGGCCTTTCGATTCTCCCCCAAATTCAATCGACACATCGATCACCGACTTCCCACTCGATCTGAAAGCGCACATCGATACGATTGAGTCGAATCTGATCAAACAAGCGCTAGCCCAACATCGCTACCATCAAGGCCACACTGCTGCCGCGCTAGGCTTGAGCTACCATCAGCTTCGTGCGGCGCTGAAAAAATTTGCGATCAACGTAAAACAGCTCGAATCCTGA